The Rhodobacter sp. 24-YEA-8 DNA segment GACCGCACGGCTGGCATCCAGCACATAGATCGCCTGGCCTTTATGGTAGCGCGGCGCGATTTTCACCGCCGTATGCACCTTCGACGTCGTCGCGCCGCCGATCAGCAGCGGAATGCTGAAACCTTCGCGCTCCATCTCCGAGGCCAGATGCACCATTTCGTCAAGACTGGGGGTGATCAGGCCGGAAAGCCCAATGACATCAACCTGTTGTTCGCGCGCGATCTCAAGGATCTTCTGCGGCGGCACCATCACACCAAGGTCAATGATCTCGTAATTGTTGCAGGCCAGCACGACACCGACGATGTTCTTGCCGATGTCATGCACATCGCCTTTCACCGTCGCCATCAGCACCCGGCCAGCCGAACGGCGCATCTCGCCGCCCTGAGCCGCCTTTTCCTCTTCCATATAAGGCAGGAGCACGGCGACAGCCTGTTTCATCACCCGTGCCGATTTCACCACCTGGGGCAGGAACATCTTGCCGGCGCCGAACAGGTCACCGACGACGTTCATCCCCGCCATCAGCGGGCCCTCGATCACATGCAGCGGGCGGGCGGCCTGCTGGCGTGCAACCTCGGCATCCTCTTCGATGAACTCGGTGATGCCATTCACAAGCGCATGTTCGAGACGTTTTTCCACAGGCCAGTCGCGCCATTGCAGATCGCGAACCTTTTCCTCGCGCGCGCCACCGCGGAATTTTTCCGCGATTTCCAGCATGCGTTCGGTCGCGTCATCACGACGATTGAGGACGACATCCTCGCAGGCCTCGCGCAGCTCGGGCTCGATCTGGTCATAAACGGCAAGCTGGCCCGCATTGACGATGCCCATATCCATACCAGCCTGAATGGCATGGTAGAGAAAGACGCAATGCATCGCCTCGCGCACAGGTTCATTGCCGCGGAAGCTGAATGAAAGGTTCGAAACGCCGCCCGAGATGTGACAATGCGGCAGGTTCTGGCGGATCCAGCGCGTCGCCTCGATGAAATCGACGCCGTAATTATTGTGTTCCTCTATACCGGTCGCGACCGCGAAAACGTTCGGGTCAAAGATGATATCTTCCGGCGGAAAGCCGATTTCCTCGGTCAGGATACGGTAGGCCCGGGCGCAGATCTCGGTCTTGCGCTGGAATGTGTCGGCCTGGCCCGTCTCGTCAAAGGCCATGACCACCACAGCCGCACCGTAAGCCAGGCACAGACCGGCATGGTGGCGGAACTGATCCTCACCCTCTTTCAGGCTGATCGAATTGACGATCGGTTTACCCTGAGCGCATTTCAGCCCGGCCTCGATCACCTCCCATTTCGAGCTGTCGATCATCACAGGCACGCGGGCGATATCGGGTTCGGAGGCGACAAGGTTAAGAAATTCGACCATCGCGGCCTTACTGTCGATCAGCCCTTCATCCATGTTGATGTCGATGATCTGGGCGCCGTTTTCCACCTGGTCACGCGCCACGTCCAGCGCTGCGGCATAGTCGCGATTGGTGATCAGTTTGCGGAATTTGGCCGAGCCGGTGACGTTGGTGCGCTCACCGACATTCACAAACGGGATGTCGGGCGTGAGAATGAAGGGTTCCAACCCCGAGAGACGAAGATAACGGCTCATTTTTGGATCTCGCGCGGTTTATGGGGACGGACGGCGTCTGCAATGGCCTGGATATGGCCGGGCGTGGTGCCGCAGCACCCGCCAACCACATTCACCAGCCCGTCGCGGGCAAAAGTCTCCACCTGGGCGGCGGTGTCTTCGGGTCCCTCGTCATATTGACCAAACGCATTGGGCAAGCCGGCATTCGGATAGGCGCAGGTGAAGGTTTCAGCCACCGTGGAAAGTTCCACCAGGTGCGGACGCATCGCGCTGGCCCCGAGCGCACAGTTCAGCCCGATGGTGAAGGGTTTCGCGTGGCGCACCGAATGCCAGAACGCCGTCGGGGTCTGCCCCGACAGGGTGCGGCCCGATGCATCGGTAATGGTGCCCGAAATCATCACGGGCAGCCGGCTTCCATGTTCAGCAAAGGCACTGAGGCAAGCGAAAATGGCGGCTTTGGCGTTCAGAGTGTCGAAAATCGTTTCGATCAGAATGATATCGGCGCCGCCCCGGATCAGGCCCCGGATCTGTTGGGCATAGGCTTTGTGGAGATCATCGAAAGTCACCGCGCGATAGCCCGGATTGTTGACGTCAGGGCTGATCGACGCGGTCCGGTTGGTCGGGCCAACGGCTCCGGCCACAAAGCGGGGCTTGCCGTCAATGGCGGTGGCCCGGTCCAGCGCGCGGCGAACGATGCGGGCCCCCTGGACGTTCAGATCGTCTACCGCTGCTTCCAGCGCATAATCGGCCTGCGCGATGGTCGTCGCCGAGAAGGTGTTTGTCTCAACGATATCGGCACCAGCCATGGCATAATTGAAATGAATTTCCTCGATGGCCTCTGGCTGGGTCAGGATCAGAAGATCGTTATTGCCCTTTTGCGGGTGTTCGGAGTGGTGCCGGCAGGCACAACCGGAACCATGGCCGGAATAGTCCTCTTCTGTCAGCCCAAGGCCCTGGATCTGGGTTCCCATCGCCCCATCGAGAATGAGAATCCGCTGCCTTGCAGCGGCTTCCAGGGCGGCGAGAGCCGGAGTGGGGGGGAGAATGAAGTTCTGCATGTATCCGGCGTTCCTGGTTCGCGCGGACCATATGAGACCAGATGCCTGTTGTGAAATTCATAATACTGGGGAATATTATGAGATATTTCGAATATTATCCTACTGGATAACAAATTCTGCGTGTAACGCGCCAGCCGCATGGATGCTTTTGAGAATATCGATCATGTCATACGGCTGAACACCCAATGCGTTCAGGCCGGAAACCACTTCGGACAGGCTGGTACCACCGGCAACTTCCGCCAGGCCACCGCCTTCCGTGGTGATTTCAGCATTGCTTCTGGGCACCACAACGGTTTCACCTTCGGCGAAAGGGTTGGGCTGGATTGCGATAGGGTACTCTTCCACACGCAGGGTAAGATTTCCCTGCGCCACCGCAACACGGCTGATCCGAACATCAGCGCCAATCACGATTGTACCGGATCGCTGGTCGACCACCACCCTGGCCCTGGCCGCGGGGTCGATCCGCAGGCTCTCAATCCTGGCTATGGCATGTGCCGGAGAACCACCACCAATACGGCCAAGGTCGAGCGCGACCGTGCCCCCGTCCAGCATCGTCGCCGAACGTGAGCCAAATTCCTGATTGATGGCCCGTTCAATTCTGGCGGCTGTTGTAAAATCTGCCGATTTCAGCGCAAGCCGCAAAACTGAAACCTGGTTGAAATCAAACGGAACTTCTCGCTCTACCCGTGCGCCCGAGGGGATCGTCCCCGCCGTTGGCACGCCCTGGACAACCCGAGCGGCATCGCCTTCGGCAGAGATCCCGCCTGCAATGATGGTCCCCTGCGCCACCGCATAGATCTGGCCATCCGCACCATTCAGCGGTGTCATCACAAGCGTTCCACCAAGCAGGCTTTTCGCATCGCCAATGGCCGAAACCGTTATGTCAATCCGCGCCCCGGCCCGGGAAAACGGCGGCAGGGTCGCAGTGACGAAAACGGCCGCGACATTTTTGGGACGCGAGGCTTCACCGACGACGTTGACACCAAGCCTCTCCAGAAGATTTGCCATAATCTCTTCTGTGAACGGTGAGTTCCGGATGCCGTCACCGGTTCCGTTCAGCCCTACGACAAGACCATATCCCACGAGATCGTTGCCTCTGACCCCGTCGATTTCGACCAGATCTTTGATACGAACCGGTTGCGCGAGGACCGGGATCGACAAAGCGAGGCTTGAGACAAGCAGCAGGATCAGACCTTGTAGGGCGTAGGCGAAGATATTCGGTTTCACCGGAGATATCCCGTCAGGCTGAGTTGTGACAGTCGCGCTGTGATGGTGTAGAATGCGTCCAGTCTGCTTTCGAGATCCTTAAGGCGCACCGTAGCCTCATAGGGATCTGCTTCGGTCAGGCCGTTGCGCGTCAGAGCAAGTGCCGATTTCTCTGCGGAATTCCGGCTTTGTGCCTGAGACAGTTGTTGCTCAACTGTGCCGATCCTGCCGGCAAGGACAGTCCTCGCTTCGGAAGAGTTGAAAAGATTTTCACCCGCCCTGAGCGCAAGCGCAGACCGCGAGGCGTGATCTCCAGTAAAGAGACCCCGGTCAAGCAAAGCCACCTTAGAGAGGCCCGCCAGTGTCGCGCGGATTGCAGGGTCAAGGGCGGTGAAGGGAAGCGACGCCGTCTCGCCGGGTGCCACATTGAGGCCAACCCGACCCTGGCCTCCGGTGTATAATGCCTGATATCCGGCGGTCCCGTTGAACCAGTCATCTATCGCATTGGAAATGTCGTCGACATCCGTCAGGCCGGCGATCGCGGTCTCAAGTGCGGTGAGTATCGTCTCGGAACCGGGCAAAGCCAGTCGGTCAGAAGCATCGCCGCCAAAAACCGATTTGTCGGCAAGGCGGGTGTTTAGTGCTGAACTGGCAGTGTTGAAATCACGCATGCCGGTGGACAGGATCGAAGAAAGCAGGGTGTCAGACGCGCCACTGGTTGTTCGCAGCAGGTTGGCCGCAAGCTCTGTGGTCGCTTCAGAGATGACAGATAACGCGCGCTGCATCGTCTCGCCCATCAGGGTAAGTTCGGTGGTGGCAGCGGCAAACCCGACAAGCCGGGCAAGAGCATGATCTGTGGCGGCCAGAGCTGAGAAGTCGCCACGCAAGGCTTTACCCTGATCAAAGAATTTACCGGTCGTCATCTCTTGCGTGGCCTTTTGCAGGCCCGCACGAAGTTCAGACGACTGTCGGAGAAGTGCCGGAGTCAGAAACGGGTTTGAGCTTATGCGTTCCATCGTCAGAGGCCCAACAGTGTTCTGATCATTTCGTCTACAACCTGAATGACCCGCGCATTGGCCGCGTAGTTTTTCTCGATCACCAGCAGCGACTGCAGTTCCTCATCGGTGTTCACGCCCGATGCCGCCTCAAAATCGGACAATGCCGTGTTTCTCGCGGCGGTATAGCTTTGTTCGGTCTCTTGCGTGACACGCTGGGAGGAGGTTCGGGACAAAATGGCTGCGGCCAGGCCTGCAAGGCTTCTGCTGCCGCCGGGGATCGGTGATGCGATGGTTCGGTTGGTGTTCAGCGCAGTGGAGAGTGAATTGAGAAGCGTGGAGTTTCCAACAGCGCCCGGCGGCATGGGCGCGCCGAGCCCGTCGCGCAGCCGCGTGACTTCTCCGCCTTTCAAAGGATCTGTGGCGAAATTCAATGCGATACGTGACGCGAGACCCACCTCATCAGCGGGATCAAAGGCCAGACCGCCATCGGTGAACAATCCGGGGGCGCCAGCAGGTAAAGTGGGATCGAGGCCCGCTGCGCTGAATCTTTCAATCATGTCACGCGCCATTGCGTCGAGCATAGACTGGCCTTCAACAGCCAGTTCGTCGCGAACCGCGAAGAGCGCCCCGAGCTCTCCGCCGAGGATCATGCTGCCGCTGCCCGTGGTTGCCATCGGTTTACCATTGATGGTCAGCCCGTAGAGGCCACCACTTGCCTGGGTCATTTCAGGCACGATTGTATGGACTTCGGTGAAGCCGAAAGTCACGGGGTTGCCGTCCAGCAGGACGGCGCCCCCGGCAGAGATCAGCGCAACCTGATTGCCGTCTCGTGGCATTTCCTTCAGCGGAATGATGCTGGCGATGCTGTCGATCACCTGCTGGCGCTGATCCATCAACGCCGAGACATCCCGACCGGAGCCGCTGTGAGAGGCGATCATCCGGTTCAGCTCCTGAACCTGGCGCAGGCTGCTGTTAAGACTTTCCACAGCCGAAGCGATGCCCTTCTCTGCCTTGAGACGTTCAGCCTGAATGGCTTCACTCGCCTGATTCAATCCCGTGGCAAGGGATCTTGCTGCCGAAACCGCAGCAGAAAGCCTTGCCTCGGATTCGGGATGGCTCGCGGCTTCAAGCAAGGTGGTGTCCAGCGTGCTGACGCGGGAAACGAGAGAGCCCGGAGATTCGGTTGTGCCCAGAATGGTCTCAAGCCGGTTGAGAAATCCCGCCTTTGTCGCGCTTTCACCCGCAGCGGCCTGAGCGCCCCTGCGGTCATTGATCAGATAGAGATCTGCATGTCTGGTAATGCCGACCACGCGCACGCCCTGACCCGATCCTCCGAGGTTAAGAGCCGAAAGCGAGACGGAACGGCGCGCATAGCCCGAGGTCGTTGCATTGGCGACATTGTTGGACACCGCCTCGGCCTGCCGCGAGGTGGCGGTCAGTCCGGTCAGCGCGGAATTGAGGGCCGAGGTGATGCTCATTTTGCGTTACCGTTTGATATTGGTGGTTTCCTGCAACATTTCGTCGACCGTCTGGATGACCTTGGCGTTGGACGAATAGGCCCGCTGGGTCTGAATCAGCGAGGTCAGTTCTGCCGCGACATCGGTTGTCGATCCCTCACGGGCATAGCCTTCGATCGAGCCGGTCGGGCCATCACCGGCATCCCAGAGGAAGAAGGAGCCCGATTGCGGCGAGACCTGATAGGTCTGGTTATGCAGCGAGATCAGGCCATTGGGGTTCGGCACATCGACCAGCGGGATCTGGTAAAGCACGCGGTTGAACCCGGTATCATAGGTCGCGATGATATAGCCGTTCGGATTGATCTCGACCGTGGTGAGATTGCCGACCGGGGACCCGTCCTTGGTGATCTGCACCGGCGCAAAGTCATCGGAAAGCTGGGTCAGACCGTTCGGATCACCGACGCGGCCGATAGCAACACTCATCGGGCCGCCGGCCACGGTCAGCGGCAGGGTTCCGGTGGCACCGTCATAAGCCGGCCAGGCCGGAACCGCCGGAACCGCAACAACCGTCGCGAGCGTGCCGCCGGCCGCGCGGGAATCGTCGAAGGTCAGAACATATTCCCCGATGATCGCATTGTTGCTGGCTGAATCGCGGATCACCATGGTCCAGGTGTTCGATGGCGGGCTGCCCGCCGCCGGAACGGTCGGTGTGAAGTTGAAATCCAGCGATTCCGACGTGCCGAGATTGCCGAAATATTCGATCGCGAAGGGCAGCGGATCGCCGGTGGCGCCGGCTTCGGTAGCGGTAGCGGGAAGGTTGACCCCCGCCGTGATCTGGGTGGTCGGATCGCCGGCGGTCTGGTTCGCATTGATCACAACAGGTACGAGGCCAGTGATCGTATCCCGCGGGAAGACCGGAATGGTGCCATCCGAAGTGGCAGGCCAGCCCATCAGCACCAGACCGGACTGGGTTTTCAGCACGCCATTCGCATCGGTGCGGAAAGAGCCGGTCGTCGTCATCAAAAGCGCGCGGTCCACTGAATTGGTTCCCAGCGAAACCTCGGTGATCACCGGCAGCATGCCGCGCCCCGAAACCGCGATATCCAGAGGATGCGAGGTGCCCACGAGGCCGCCGCGCTCTTCGATCAGACGCATTGTCGAGGCGCGAACGCCGCCTGCCGAATAGGTGCCAGAGCCGCGATTATTCGTGATCACCATGCTGGAGAATTCAGCATGGGCGCGTTTATAGCCGAAAGTGCCCGAATTCGCGATATTGTCTGAGATCGTCGCGAGCCGCGTCGCGTTGGCGCTGAGCCCGGCTACGCCGGCATTGAGCGCGGAGGAAATCGTCATCAGTCGCACCTTTATCCTGAATGAGCTTGCGACAGGTTTGGCCCGCAGGACTGAATTTTCCGCTAACAGATAAAATTATCGGGATTACCGGTCACGCCGCAGCAGCACGATCTCGATCCGGTTGTTGCGGCGGGAGGCCGGATCGGCCACGGCGGGCTTACGGTCGGCAAAGCCCCCGATGCGGCTGAACCGGGTCGCCTGAATGCCGGCCCCCTGGAGCAGACTGCGCATGGCACGGGCACGGTCGGCCGTCAGTTCCCAGCCCGGATTTTCAACCAGCGGCACCGGAAAACTTTGCACATAGGCATTCACCGCAAGGCCATTCACGGTCAGATTGAGCACCTCGGCCAGCATCCGCGCCAGTTGAACGGTAACTTCCTGCGGCTCGGCGGTATGGCCTTTGAACAGGCTGGCCTCATCAAGATCGAACAGTTCGATCACAAGGCCCTCATCGGTGACCCGGGTGACAACATGGCGCATCAGCTGTTCCATGGTACGGCTTTCACCGCCACGATCGAACAGGGCCTCTTTGACGGTTTTCACCATCTCGGCCTGGGCATTGTCCTCCGCCTCGCCGGCCCCTGTCTGGCTGGCGAGACCGCCGCGGCCCATCGCCGTCCGATCCTCTTCGGAAAAAATCGACTCCCCGCCCAGCGTGCCGTCGCCGCCCCCTGAAACCTTGCTGAGCGGGATAGACGGATTGAAGTAATCCGACAGGCCCTTACGTTGTTTTTCTGTCGTCGCATTCAGCAGCCACATCAGCAGGAAGAAGGCCATCATTGCGGTCACGAAATCCGCATAGGCCACTTTCCAGGCGCCACCATGATGGCCGCCGCCCGAAACCACTTTCTTCCGTTTGATGATGACTGGCGGCGCATTGCTTTGCCCGGCCATTCCCGTCACCCTTTTCACTCACCCCAGGACAGGATCACAGATCAGAGTGAAGAACGCCTTAAAGTTCTGATTTTTAGGGAATAGTCCAGAAAATGCCCGGATCTGCGGCGGCTCAGTTCCGCTTCAGCCAGATGGCGGCATCGCCCAGTTTCGCAACAAAAGCCTCATGTGCGGCGGTTTCCGCAGCGGTGATCCGAGCGGGCAGAGCGGTCGGGCGGGGACGGGGGCGCCAGTCTCCATCCGTCTGCGCGCCGCTTGCGGGGCTGTTGCTTTGCACCGGCGCCAGCACGAGGTCGGGCTGACGACCGCCGACCAGCTCAAGGTAAACCTCGGCCAGAATTTCGCTGTCGAGCAGCGCGCCATGTTTTTCACGCCGGGAATTGTCGACCCCAAAACGCCGGCAAAGCGCATCCAGCGAGGCTGGCGAGCCGGGAAAACGTTGCCGCGCGATGGCCAGCGTGTCGATGGCGCGCGCCCAGGGGATGTCGCCCAGCCCCATGCGCTTCAGTTCGAAATTCAGAAATTTCATATCGAAGGCTGCGTTATGGATCACCAGTTTCGCATCACCGACGAAATCCATAAATGCCTGGCCGATTTTCGCGAAAACCGGCTTGTCACTGAGAAACTCGCTGCTGAGCCCGTGCACCTCGAAGGCGCCCTGCGGCATGTCGCGTTCGGGGTTGATATATTGATGATAAACCTTGCCGGTGGGCAGGTGGTTGAACAGCTCCACCGCGCCGATCTCGACGATGCGGTCGCCCTGTTCCGGGTCAAAGCCGGTGGTCTCGGTATCAAGGACGATTTCACGCATTCTGGCCCGCCATTCCTGCGCGCAGATGCGCGATCAGCGCCTGTACATACGCCCGGGTGCTGTCGATTGACAGGGTTTCGACAATATGGGTGGCGCGGGCGCGCTTGTCCTGGTCGGGCATCTGGCGCGAGAGGATCAGGTCAAGCTGTCCCGCCGTCATACCCGGCCGCGCAAGGACGCGGGCGCGTTGCAAAGCGGCGGGTGCGGTGACCAGCAGCGTCGCGTCACATTCCCGGTCGATGTCTTTCTCAAACAAAAGCGGCACATCGAGAAGCAGGATATCACAGCCGGTATGGGCCAGAAACCCGGCGCGATCTTCCGCAACAAGCGGATGGATCAGCTGTTCCAGTTGTTTCAGGCGCGACGGATCGGCCGCCAGCAGCGCCTTTAATGTTTCCCGTGAAACACCCTGGTCGGAAACCGCTTCAGGAAAAGGCCCCGCCAGAGCTGCGGCGCCCTTTGCGCCGGGGGCATAAAGCCGGTGCACCGCCGCATCCGCATCCCAGACCGGGATACCCGCATCCGAGAACATCGCGGCCGTGGTCGATTTTCCCATCCCGATGGAGCCGGTCAGGCCAAGGCGAAAGGCTTTCATGCGTTTAAGACCGCAAGCCGGGTCTCATCATCCACCACCGGGCGCTTGCCGAACCAGCGCTCGAACCCTGGCACAGCCTGGTGGAGCAACATTCCAAGCCCGTCGACGACAGTGCAGCCGCGCGCCTCAGCCTCGACCAGCAGGCCGGTTTTCAACGGCGCATAGACAATGTCGGTTACAAGGCAGCGCTGGCTGATCCGGTCGAGATCAATGACAAGGTCCGGCTTGCCGGTCATCCCGAGCGAGGTCGTATTCACCAATGTGGCACAACCTTCGATCATCGCGCCGACATGGGTCCAGTCCCAGACCACCACTTTCGCCCCGAAATCCGAACGCATGGCCTCGGCCCTGGGGCGGGTACGGTTGACGATGCGGATCTCGGGCGCGCCGACCTCGATCAGCGCCGCGACAACGGCACGGGCCGCGCCACCGGCGCCCAGCACCGCAGCCGGACCGGCGGCAGGATCCCAGAAGGGCGCATTCTGCCGCAGATTGGAAATAAAGCCTGACCCGTCGGTATTATCCGCATGGATCTTACCATCTTTACGGAAAATCAATGTGTTAGCGGCCCCGATCAACGCCGCGCGATCGGTGATGATATCAGCGATCTTCAGGATCGCCTCTTTATGCGGGATGGTGACATTGGCCCCGACAAAGCCCATCTGTGGCAGGGTGCGCAGGACATGTGCCAGATCCTGCGGCGCCACATCCATCGGGATATAATGCCCCGCCAGACCATAGCGTTTCAGCCAATAGCCATGCAGCGCCGGGCTGCGGCTATGCGCGATCGGATGGCCGATCACACCGGCCAGCGGAATACGCGGATGGTCAGTCATGCGGGAATGTCCCCTCTCAGCGAAAGCCAGTTCAGAAGGGGAAGCAAGGGCAGCCCCAGAATCGTGAAATGATCCCCCTGCATCGAGGAGAACAACCGAACGCCTTCCTCTTCAAGCCGGTATCCACCGACGGAATGACGGATTTTCTCCCAGTTGCGCAAGATATAGCCGTCAAGCCACAGATCTCCGAAATCCCGCATCGTAAGCCGGGCCTCGCCGATATGACGCCAGAGCGGCTGCCCCCCCTGACAAACCACCACCGCCGAGATCAGGCGGTGGGTTTTGCCCCGCAGATCGGTCAGTTGGGCGCGTGCTTCCTCAGCGCTTTCGGGTTTGGCAAAGATCCGGCCGTTCAGCTCCAGCAGCTGATCCGAGCCGATCACCAGCGCCTCTGGCCGCTTGCCCGAGATTTTCAGCGCCTTGGTTTCGGCCAGCGTATCGGCAACGTCGCGCGGCTTTGCGCTTTCGGCCTCCAGAGCGCGGCGAATGCTGTCTTCATCCACCCGCGCGGCAAGGCTCTCAAACTCCAGCCCTGCCGCCTGCAACAGGGCGATTCTCGTCTCCGAGGCTGAGGCCAGCACCAAAGGCGGCGTTTTCTCGCCTGCTACATCTTCGGGAACATCTGAGAGCACTTGTGGATAATCCTGTTTTGTTCGCGGGACGACTCGGGCGGTTATCCCATGCCGGAAGGCCAGGGCCAGGATATCCTGACAAAGCGCCGGCCCGCGACCCCCGGTTATCCCACTGCGTATGCTGTTTTCCACCATCGGCCAGGGCAAAGGCTTTGCCCGGGCTGTGACATTTCTCCTCCACAGGCAGATAGCTGAAAACCATTTTCTAAGAACATGATATAAATAGATAAATCAAAATTCCATGGATTTTTTCCCAACCTTTCCCACTTCTGTCCACAGGTGGAAAACTTAAGGGAAAATGCCCCGGAACTGCCGCTATCCTGTTATCCTCAGGCCCTACAACAACAACATCCTTCATATCTTTTTCTTAAATATATTATGAACTCTGCACAGTTTCGGCCTCGCGGAAGGTCTTTCGACTTATGAACGCCAGTTTTGCTCAGAAAGATTGACTTACAGCGCCAGCCCCCCTATCTGCAGGCAATGCGGGGCCGTCCGGTCCTGACGCTTCCCTATTTCAGCCTCTGATCCAGCACCGCGCTACATGCGCGTCTGGCATAATGGTATTGCGATGACAGAACGCCTCAACCTCTCCGATCTCAAGGCCAAGACCCCGGCCGATCTTCTCGCTATGGCGGAGGAGTGGGAGATCGAGAATGCGCCCTCGATGCGCAAGGGCGAGATGATGTTCCAGATCCTCAAGGAACATGCCGAGGAAGGCTGGGAAATCGGCGGCGATGGCGTGCTCGAGGTGCTGCAGGACGGTTTCGGCTTTCTGCGCAGCCCTTCGGCCAACTACCTGCCCGGCCCCGATGACATCTATGTCGGGCCCGAGATGATCCGTCAGTTTTCGCTGCGCACCGGTGATTCAATCGAAGGCGTGATCAAGGCGCCGTCCGAGAATGAGCGCTA contains these protein-coding regions:
- the metH gene encoding methionine synthase: MSRYLRLSGLEPFILTPDIPFVNVGERTNVTGSAKFRKLITNRDYAAALDVARDQVENGAQIIDINMDEGLIDSKAAMVEFLNLVASEPDIARVPVMIDSSKWEVIEAGLKCAQGKPIVNSISLKEGEDQFRHHAGLCLAYGAAVVVMAFDETGQADTFQRKTEICARAYRILTEEIGFPPEDIIFDPNVFAVATGIEEHNNYGVDFIEATRWIRQNLPHCHISGGVSNLSFSFRGNEPVREAMHCVFLYHAIQAGMDMGIVNAGQLAVYDQIEPELREACEDVVLNRRDDATERMLEIAEKFRGGAREEKVRDLQWRDWPVEKRLEHALVNGITEFIEEDAEVARQQAARPLHVIEGPLMAGMNVVGDLFGAGKMFLPQVVKSARVMKQAVAVLLPYMEEEKAAQGGEMRRSAGRVLMATVKGDVHDIGKNIVGVVLACNNYEIIDLGVMVPPQKILEIAREQQVDVIGLSGLITPSLDEMVHLASEMEREGFSIPLLIGGATTSKVHTAVKIAPRYHKGQAIYVLDASRAVGVVSQLLSETQKEPYIASIQAEYVEVAERHERAELAKKRLPLEAARANAFKIDWTGYAPPAPQFTGARVIEDWDLADIARYIDWTPFFQTWELKGVYPRILEDEKQGEAARQLFEDAQDMLQRIITEQWFRPRAVIGFWPANATGDDIRLYTGENRAETLAMLHTLRQQTTKRDGRPNVALSDFVGPDGTPDYVGGFVVTAGPEEAEIAARYERANDDYGSIMVKALADRYAEAMAEMLHERVRKEYWGYGAAETFQPHELIGEPYAGIRPAPGYPAQPDHTEKLTLFRLLDAEKNTGVTLTESMAMWPGSSVSGFYIGHPASYYFGVARVERDQVLDYASRKGMDLAEAERWLAPILNYTPDNGVKLAAE
- a CDS encoding homocysteine S-methyltransferase family protein, with the protein product MQNFILPPTPALAALEAAARQRILILDGAMGTQIQGLGLTEEDYSGHGSGCACRHHSEHPQKGNNDLLILTQPEAIEEIHFNYAMAGADIVETNTFSATTIAQADYALEAAVDDLNVQGARIVRRALDRATAIDGKPRFVAGAVGPTNRTASISPDVNNPGYRAVTFDDLHKAYAQQIRGLIRGGADIILIETIFDTLNAKAAIFACLSAFAEHGSRLPVMISGTITDASGRTLSGQTPTAFWHSVRHAKPFTIGLNCALGASAMRPHLVELSTVAETFTCAYPNAGLPNAFGQYDEGPEDTAAQVETFARDGLVNVVGGCCGTTPGHIQAIADAVRPHKPREIQK
- a CDS encoding flagellar basal body P-ring protein FlgI, with the translated sequence MILLLVSSLALSIPVLAQPVRIKDLVEIDGVRGNDLVGYGLVVGLNGTGDGIRNSPFTEEIMANLLERLGVNVVGEASRPKNVAAVFVTATLPPFSRAGARIDITVSAIGDAKSLLGGTLVMTPLNGADGQIYAVAQGTIIAGGISAEGDAARVVQGVPTAGTIPSGARVEREVPFDFNQVSVLRLALKSADFTTAARIERAINQEFGSRSATMLDGGTVALDLGRIGGGSPAHAIARIESLRIDPAARARVVVDQRSGTIVIGADVRISRVAVAQGNLTLRVEEYPIAIQPNPFAEGETVVVPRSNAEITTEGGGLAEVAGGTSLSEVVSGLNALGVQPYDMIDILKSIHAAGALHAEFVIQ
- a CDS encoding flagellin, whose product is MTTGKFFDQGKALRGDFSALAATDHALARLVGFAAATTELTLMGETMQRALSVISEATTELAANLLRTTSGASDTLLSSILSTGMRDFNTASSALNTRLADKSVFGGDASDRLALPGSETILTALETAIAGLTDVDDISNAIDDWFNGTAGYQALYTGGQGRVGLNVAPGETASLPFTALDPAIRATLAGLSKVALLDRGLFTGDHASRSALALRAGENLFNSSEARTVLAGRIGTVEQQLSQAQSRNSAEKSALALTRNGLTEADPYEATVRLKDLESRLDAFYTITARLSQLSLTGYLR
- the flgK gene encoding flagellar hook-associated protein FlgK, with translation MSITSALNSALTGLTATSRQAEAVSNNVANATTSGYARRSVSLSALNLGGSGQGVRVVGITRHADLYLINDRRGAQAAAGESATKAGFLNRLETILGTTESPGSLVSRVSTLDTTLLEAASHPESEARLSAAVSAARSLATGLNQASEAIQAERLKAEKGIASAVESLNSSLRQVQELNRMIASHSGSGRDVSALMDQRQQVIDSIASIIPLKEMPRDGNQVALISAGGAVLLDGNPVTFGFTEVHTIVPEMTQASGGLYGLTINGKPMATTGSGSMILGGELGALFAVRDELAVEGQSMLDAMARDMIERFSAAGLDPTLPAGAPGLFTDGGLAFDPADEVGLASRIALNFATDPLKGGEVTRLRDGLGAPMPPGAVGNSTLLNSLSTALNTNRTIASPIPGGSRSLAGLAAAILSRTSSQRVTQETEQSYTAARNTALSDFEAASGVNTDEELQSLLVIEKNYAANARVIQVVDEMIRTLLGL
- a CDS encoding flagellar hook protein FlgE, whose product is MTISSALNAGVAGLSANATRLATISDNIANSGTFGYKRAHAEFSSMVITNNRGSGTYSAGGVRASTMRLIEERGGLVGTSHPLDIAVSGRGMLPVITEVSLGTNSVDRALLMTTTGSFRTDANGVLKTQSGLVLMGWPATSDGTIPVFPRDTITGLVPVVINANQTAGDPTTQITAGVNLPATATEAGATGDPLPFAIEYFGNLGTSESLDFNFTPTVPAAGSPPSNTWTMVIRDSASNNAIIGEYVLTFDDSRAAGGTLATVVAVPAVPAWPAYDGATGTLPLTVAGGPMSVAIGRVGDPNGLTQLSDDFAPVQITKDGSPVGNLTTVEINPNGYIIATYDTGFNRVLYQIPLVDVPNPNGLISLHNQTYQVSPQSGSFFLWDAGDGPTGSIEGYAREGSTTDVAAELTSLIQTQRAYSSNAKVIQTVDEMLQETTNIKR
- a CDS encoding flagellar motor protein MotB, with the protein product MAGQSNAPPVIIKRKKVVSGGGHHGGAWKVAYADFVTAMMAFFLLMWLLNATTEKQRKGLSDYFNPSIPLSKVSGGGDGTLGGESIFSEEDRTAMGRGGLASQTGAGEAEDNAQAEMVKTVKEALFDRGGESRTMEQLMRHVVTRVTDEGLVIELFDLDEASLFKGHTAEPQEVTVQLARMLAEVLNLTVNGLAVNAYVQSFPVPLVENPGWELTADRARAMRSLLQGAGIQATRFSRIGGFADRKPAVADPASRRNNRIEIVLLRRDR